CATGGATCAATAGTGATGGGAATTTTCACCTTTTGCATAGGGGCTGCATCATATAGATAGTTACTGTGTTAGTCAAAGTAAAAATACACTTTCCCTTTGTTTTTCGCGTTATTGCGCATTATCCTATTGGCAATGTTGTCACAAAGATAAAAATCTCATGAAAACGCCTCTTATTCTAGCCTCAAGTTCACCATTTAGGCAGTCAATTTTGAAAAAATTAATGCTTCCTTTTGCATCTTTTTCACCGGACGTAGACGAGCAAGCACTCGAAGGTGAATCAGCACAGCAACTTGTAGCGAGATTGAGCGAATTAAAAGCCAAAGCAGCAATAGCAAAATATCAAAAAGGTGTGGTAATTGGCTCAGACCAAGTTGCACTATTCAACGGTGAGGTCCTAGGAAAGCCGCATAATAAAGAAAACGCGATTAAACAACTAAGTCTATTTAGCAATAATCGCGTGACTTTTTTGACTGGTTTAACCGTTTTCGACATTGAAAGCGGCAAAACGGTCACTGAAGTGGTGCCGTTCCACGTTTATTTTCGCCGACTTACCCAAACACAGATCAGTAACTATTGTGATGCGGAAACACCTTATAACTGTGCTGGAAGCTTTAAAAGCGAGGGATTAGGGATCTGTCTGTTTGATAAGCTTGAAGGAGAAGACCCCAATACTTTAATTGGTCTTCCCCTTATTCAACTCACTAAAACATTACTCGAGTTTGGTATTGATGTACTCGCTGAGCAATCAGACTAACAAAAGGTCAGATAAGTCTTGATAGTTATCGCAAATATGCGCAGCCGATGTTTGCGATAACTCGTCTCTAGAAGCCACTCCTAAAGTGACGCCGATCGCATCAACGCCCGCATTGCTTGCCAGGTCCATATCAATAATAGAGTCGCCTACCATCACAGTATCTTCTGCATCGACGCCAAGTTCTGTCAATATTTGTAATAACATATCTGGATGTGGTTTAGACTCGGCTTCGCAAGCCGTGCGTGTCGTAACAAAATAATCGGTAAGTCCATTTTGAGCCATTAATCGGTTCAAACCCGTGCGACTTTTTCCTGTAGCGACTGCAATTTTTATCCCTCTGTCACGAAGCTTGCCAAGTAATGGTTCCACGCCCTCAAATATAGGTGATGGCGTATCATCTTCATTTGAGTAAATATATTTATATGCACTGGCCAATGATTCTGCTTTATCCTCATGGTGAGGAAATAACACCCGCATCGCTACAGGCAACGATAAACCAATAATACTTTTCGCTTCACTATCACTTACTGGCGTCATATTGCATGACTTTGCAGCCAAGTGAATGGTATTTACTATTTTGGGCACAGAGTCCATGACGGTGCCATCCCAGTCGAAAATTACACACTTATACCGCATGTTACTTCCTTAATTTAGTTAAACACGCTTCCAAAGCCCCATCCAATGGTGCCTCTACATGGTGTGTAGTTTCTGTTTTTGGATGCATAAATCTGAGTTCTTTGGCATGTAAAAACAGCCTGTTTAATCCTACTCCACGCATTTTGGCATCAAACACCTGATCGCCATATTTATCATCGCATGCAATTGGATGCCCTTTACATTGAGTATGCACTCGGATCTGATGTGTTCTGCCCGTAACCGGTGATGCCTGCACTAAAGTTGCTGACTCAAAACGCTCGACAACTCTAAAACGAGTATGAGAAGGCTTACCTTGCTCATGATCCACTCGTACCACTCGCTCACCAGACTTCAAGGTATTTTTACGCAGCGGCTCTGTGACATTTTTATGTTTAGCATCCCATTGCCCAGAAACCAGCGCAAGGTAATTCTTCTCCATGGTCTTTTCTCTTAGCTGCTCATGAAGTCCTTTAAGTACTGCGCGGCGCTTTGAAATCAACAAACAACCCGATGTATCGCGGTCCAAACGGTGAACTAGCTCCAAACTTTGCTCTTGAGGGCGTAATGCTCTTAATGCTTCAATTAAGCCATAGCTTAAGCCGCTGCCACCATGTACCGCCATACCGGCTGGCTTATTTATAACTATCAGATACTTATCTTCATAAAGAATTGCATCTTCTAGATTTGCGACTTTGTCTAGGTTTTTAGGCACAAACTCGGTTTTCTCCGCAACACGCACAGGTGGGATACGGATTTCATCATTGATTTGTAGCTTATATACAGGCTTCACCCGCTTTTTGTTTACACGCACTTCCCCTTTACGAAGAATTTTATATACGGCGCTTTTTGGCACCCCTTTCAAATGCGTAACTAAAAAGTTATCGATCCTTTGACCTTCTTGGTCTTCCGTCACGGTAACAAAGCTAACTTGTAATGCGGGTTTTTCTGACATTGCCTAATCACTGATTTGAGTAATAATTTAGTTGCTATCTCGACATTATTAGTGGGATAATCAGGCCGCAAATTTTTGCGAGGTGCTTTTTATCGCAAAAACAATATCGTGATGCACATCTTGGATGGCAGATCATACAGATTAGAGCTAATATTTCCAAAGCTTTTATCATGCATCTAAGATAAACACGTGCGAACAGTCAGTGCGAAGCGCGTAATATTTCGTTTAATGACTGGACACGATGAATAAACTAAAAAGCAATAAATTAAAATTTGTCTGATACGTTTACCACAGTTGCAGTAATACCCGTGCATAGCAGGCCGCAACTCGTGAATAACCACAGAGTAATCAAGTCGAAAGATGGTGATAGCCAAGCTTGGCAAACCAAGCTCAAACCTACCCCGTGCATGGCTGCTTTGTGAAACGAATAAACGTGCAAAAAGCGAACGATGGATCAGTGATTTTACCCTGATTTTAAGCGGAAACTGTGAATATGTTCCCTTTCCCCCAGTCGTGAGACTGCATCATTTAATAGGAACATCCAAGGTGTAGCACGCTGTCGCTGGCAAGACGTATCAGGCGCTGTAAATAAATTAAGTAGAGAATTACAATATGAAACGTATGCTGATCAATGCAACGCAGCAAGAAGAAATGCGCGTGGCACTGGTTGACGGCCAGCGTCTATACGATCTAGACATAGAAAGCCCAGGTCACGAACAGAAAAAAGCCAATATCTATAAGGGTAAAATTACCCGTATCGAACCATCCCTAGAA
This genomic interval from Pseudoalteromonas galatheae contains the following:
- a CDS encoding Maf family protein; the protein is MKTPLILASSSPFRQSILKKLMLPFASFSPDVDEQALEGESAQQLVARLSELKAKAAIAKYQKGVVIGSDQVALFNGEVLGKPHNKENAIKQLSLFSNNRVTFLTGLTVFDIESGKTVTEVVPFHVYFRRLTQTQISNYCDAETPYNCAGSFKSEGLGICLFDKLEGEDPNTLIGLPLIQLTKTLLEFGIDVLAEQSD
- a CDS encoding HAD family hydrolase, with product MRYKCVIFDWDGTVMDSVPKIVNTIHLAAKSCNMTPVSDSEAKSIIGLSLPVAMRVLFPHHEDKAESLASAYKYIYSNEDDTPSPIFEGVEPLLGKLRDRGIKIAVATGKSRTGLNRLMAQNGLTDYFVTTRTACEAESKPHPDMLLQILTELGVDAEDTVMVGDSIIDMDLASNAGVDAIGVTLGVASRDELSQTSAAHICDNYQDLSDLLLV
- the rluC gene encoding 23S rRNA pseudouridine(955/2504/2580) synthase RluC; this encodes MSEKPALQVSFVTVTEDQEGQRIDNFLVTHLKGVPKSAVYKILRKGEVRVNKKRVKPVYKLQINDEIRIPPVRVAEKTEFVPKNLDKVANLEDAILYEDKYLIVINKPAGMAVHGGSGLSYGLIEALRALRPQEQSLELVHRLDRDTSGCLLISKRRAVLKGLHEQLREKTMEKNYLALVSGQWDAKHKNVTEPLRKNTLKSGERVVRVDHEQGKPSHTRFRVVERFESATLVQASPVTGRTHQIRVHTQCKGHPIACDDKYGDQVFDAKMRGVGLNRLFLHAKELRFMHPKTETTHHVEAPLDGALEACLTKLRK